In Pyrus communis chromosome 1, drPyrComm1.1, whole genome shotgun sequence, the following are encoded in one genomic region:
- the LOC137728200 gene encoding disease resistance protein RPV1-like yields MDSTTSEGASSSSSSSTSYTHSWTYDVFLSFRGEDTRYNFVGHLFNNLVQKGIKTFMDDEALKRGEEISLGLLKAIEDSRISVVVFSENYASSQWCLDELVHIFHCKEQLQQMVFPVFYKLDPSDVRNQRESFGKALADHESKLKDNMDKVLRWRETLTKAANLSGWSFLADGYFSDLYVLANLSFKYLKSIEVVLEIVHHQSFWHEYKFIQKIVEEISVHVLEGTHLNVAKYPVGIESRVKQSSSVFLDPPVLDRKQLALQRRQGQTEDQKRHQHHFLSSLSPSNRSSDAAPPATTANSDQDRDRDRDRSTRLQAAGNSDEEEGVVAEREEEESDSFGIHRFVSHHRSIYSSGEK; encoded by the exons ATGGATTCAACGACCAGTGAAGGagcctcttcctcttcctcttcgtctACTTCTTACACCCATTCATGGACATATGATGTCTTCCTCAGTTTTAGAGGAGAGGATACCCGCTACAATTTTGTAGGTCATCTGTTCAACAATTTGGTTCAGAAGGGAATCAAAACCTTCATGGACGATGAGGCGCTTAAAAGAGGAGAGGAAATATCGTTGGGGCTTCTCAAAGCAATTGAGGATTCGAGGATTTCTGTTGTTGTCTTCTCCGAAAACTACGCTTCCTCGCAGTGGTGCTTAGATGAACTCGTTCACATCTTTCACTGTAAAGAACAACTGCAGCAGAtggtttttccagttttctacAAGTTGGATCCATCGGATGTGAGGAACCAAAGAGAGAGTTTCGGTAAGGCACTTGCTGACCAtgaaagcaaactcaaagataACATGGACAAGGTGTTGAGATGGAGAGAAACTCTTACAAAAGCAGCAAATTTGTCTGGCTGGTCATTCCTGGCCGACGGGTATTTTTCTGATCTCTATGTACTTGCAAACCTATCATTCAAAT atttaaaatcgatagaagtggttcttgaaattgtccatcatcaatcattttg GCATGAATataaatttattcaaaaaattgTTGAAGAGATTTCGGTCCATGTTTTAGAGGGTACCCATTTGAATGTGGCAAAGTACCCAGTTGGAATAGAGTCACGTGTCAAACAATCCAGTTCGGTTTTTTTGGATCCTCCAGTCCTCGATCGCAAGCAATTAGCCCTCCAACGCCGTCAAGGACAAACCGAAGATCAAAAGCGCCACCAGCACCATTTCCTCTCCAGTCTCTCCCCCTCAAACCGCTCCTCTGACGCCGCACCGCCCGCAACCACCGCCAATTCTGATCAAGACCGAGATCGAGATCGAGATCGCA GCACAAGATTGCAGGCAGCTGGAAACTCAGATGAGGAGGAAGGTGTGGTTGCAGAacgggaagaagaagaatctgATAGTTTTGGGATTCACCGCTTTGTTTCTCATCATCGTTCTATTTATAGTAGTGGTGAGAAGTAG
- the LOC137728191 gene encoding uncharacterized protein: MVEESLVNLEGDGFHATPPSPHSDIDINPNQRLSSVLLNEFNYLPWERAFSLALGGRSKLGYVNGAIPMPETTSPEYDAWLCKDQLVMSWLLNSMDRKIAEIFSYVESSMTLWKNLKEMYGNQNNAARVFQLKKDIAGLQQEGKPFVQHLGKLTTMWNELNVYRPHTIDAAVLTKRAEEDKIFQLLASLSPEFEDLRSHILMNPDLPSFSSVCATIQREEVRRKVMTLDMKANIPEARAYFSNQKLGEERGYKGKKTGLKCSHCDAGGHSRDRCWILHPELKPKFPRDNKGVSKGSYNLSYKANHVATTSSDGELKFTTNPAALINEFAMFLHKKQGLGDSEGPLNQCDNNQTALLRQFAGFLAGNEGVILEPLII, from the exons ATGGTTGAAGAAAGCTTAGTAAATTTGGAAGGAGACGGCTTTCATGCTactccaccatcaccacacTCAGATATTGATATCAACCCAAATCAACGTCTTAGTTCTGTCTTGCtaaatgagtttaactatcttccatggGAGAGAGCATTTTCTCTTGCTCTGGGAGGACGATCAAAGCTTGGTTATGTTAATGGTGCTATTCCAATGCCTGAGACTACCTCACCGGAGTATGATGCTTGGCTATGCAAAGACCAGTTGGTCATGTCGTGGCTACTCAATTCCATGGATCgtaagattgcagaaatttttagctatgttgaatcctccatgactctttggaaaaatctcaaggaaatGTATGGAAATCAGAACAATGCGGCTAGAGTGTTTCAGTTAAAGAAGGACATTGCTGGTTTGCAACAGGAAGGGAAGCCATTTGTGCAACATCTTGGAAAGCTGACCACTATGTGGAACGAGCTGAATGTGTATCGACCACACACCATCGACGCTGCTGTGCTAACTAAAAGAGCcgaggaagacaaaatattcCAACTCCTAGCAAGCCTGAGCCCTGAATTCGAAGATCTTCGAAGCCATATCCTCATGAATCCCGACCTGCCTTCTTTTTCAAGTGTGTGTGCCAcaattcaaagagaagaggttcgaaggaaagtcatgaccTTAGACATGAAGGCAAATATACCAGAAGCTAGGGCTTACTTCTCTAACCAAAAACTTGGTGAGGAGAGAGgctacaaaggaaagaaaactggCTTAAAATGTAGCCATTGTGATGCTGGTGGGCACTCAAGAGACCGATGCTGGATTCTTCATCCAGAGTTAAAACCAAAGTTTCCTAGGGATAACAAAGGTGTCTCGAAAGGCTCGTACAACCTTTCTTACAAGGCAAATCATGTTGCCACAACTTCTTCTGATGGAGAACTGAAGTTCACCACTAATCCAGCTGCACTGATCAACGAGTTTGCTATGTTTCTTCACAAGAAACAAGGTCTTGGAGATAGTGAAGGACCACTAAATCAGTGTGACAACAATCAAACTGCACTACTAAGACAGTTTGCTGGCTTCCTGGCTGGAAATGAAGGCGTG attctggagccactgatcatatga